TAATTTCTAGCCTCTTTGATAGTGAAAGGTAATCTGCAGATTACAGAAAGCAAAACCTAGACActaactcagacacaaaacccTATACTTACATTCTGTTCAGCCTGCAAGGTGTGCTGGGGAAATAatacagaacttgtgggagtggccagcaATGTTTCGTTTAAAGTGAGGCCTATACCAATAGAGGGAGCCCATACCCTATACTTCCAGGATTGCCAGGAATCAGAGGTTAGATAGCTCAGACACCTAGGCTAGGCCAAACACAACAGGAAAAATAGAGCAaatgaaatgattcttttttaaaaaaatgattcttaatgatattctattATAGTCATAGATAGGTACCTTGTCCAGCTATCATCAGAGAGGATTCCTCTAGCAACAGATGGGAGAGGGTGCAGTGACTCACAAACAGATATTATGCAGAGAGAGTCTAAATTTGTGTTCTGCATCTggtcatatatttgttttataagaatgtcttacaggctgtggtccagcctATCAAAAATAACTGTCTCCCAAAGGAAAGTCAAGAATATAATACTGCTCAGTCTATAGGGCTGGATTTCTCATCTGGAAACTAGAGTCACAAAGGTCAGTGAAGAAATGAACTTGGAAGAGAGTCAGGCAAAGAAGCAAAGAGTAAAATCTTCTTTCTTGTTGTCTTTTATATAGTATACCATGAGAAAGCGTGTAATTAAAGGTGCATCTTCCAACCTCAATTGATCTGGATTTCAGCTGGGTTTTTCTACcctaattaaattaaaacaaacaaacaaacctcacaGGTATACCCAATAGATTGGGGTTTTAGCTAATTCTAGATGTGGAATATtgtaatttttggtttttcgagacagagtttctctgtgtagccctggctgtcctggacctcactctgtatactaggctggcctcaaactcagaaatcctcctccctctgccttccaagtgctgggattaaaggcatgtgccaccactgcccggaggaATATTGTAAATAACAGATACAGGTATATCGATTATTTCACATTAGTTTATATCTAATTATTTTTACTGACAATATAGCTTTTATTTATCTCCAATTTAATTTACCGTTTCCAAAGTTAGAATCCAAATGTTTTACACTTACAGGAATTCCTCACTATTTTCATAAACCTGAAATAGTCAAGAGTAAGCAAGTGATGGGATGAGATTTCTCAACCTCATAGGATCagttttaaacaaatttttatgGCATGAGGAATGTACTCCATATCTTAGTAGATCTAAAgggaaatatatttttgtattatgcTTTACAATACACAAATTTTTCTAACAATTTTTTGCCATGACACACTGATGTGAAGTTGAAAATTTGAATAAATTTGGGTAAACCAGATTTAGTGCTGTTTTTAATCCCAGATCTTTAATACTGAGATGAGAAAACCATGGATCCAAGTCTTAACtgggatacagagtgagttcaagattTATCTGAAAGTTCAAGTAAGAAGAAAATAACAGGACCAGATATAGTTTGATAGTAGTACACTATCTTCAATTGAGTTCAATTCCGATACCATTAAAAAacttgaaagaatgaatgaatgaatgaatgagttacTTTTTAGTTATTCACATTGAAAACtacaaaacaaacataataatCTTCTGGTTATTAGACTATCAACACTTCAATAACAATACATAATAAAGGAGTCATGAGGAGTTGGAGAAACTCTGCACAGTGGTAAAATTTTCAGCAGCTGAGACTAAACTAGTCTATTTGTCTACGAAATTTCCTCTGTGTTACCTTTCGAAAAGCTTCTTTCACTTCCTTGTTTCTCAAAGTGTAGATAACAGGATTCAGAGCAGGGGTGACCACAGTGTACATGAGAGCAGTAGCCTTGTCTGTGTCTGGGGTGTGTGAACTCTTGGGTTGGAGATAAGTGAACAAGGCAGTgccatagaaaagagaaacaaccaGGATATGAGAAGAACAGGTGGAGAAAGCTTTGTGTCTACCTGATGCTGAGGGCATTTTCAAGATGGTTAAAATAATGCGGACATAGGAGCACAGAATGAAGAGACAGGGACTCATAATGAAgataagagaaataataaatagcACAATTTCATTCTGGGAAGTATCCACACAAGCTAATTTTACCACAGGCATGATGTCACAAAAAAAGTGCTGAATTGTTCCTGCTCCACAAAAGGGCAGAGTGAAAATCCAGGTGGTCTGGGCTGATTCTACCAGGATTCCAGTCATCCAAGATGCCGCGGCCAACTTCAAACAGACAGAAGGGCCCATCCACAAAGTGTAATGCAGTGGGTAACAAATAGCCACAAAGCGATCATAAGCCATGGTTGCCAGAAGGCAGCATTCTGTCAGCCCCAGGATGGTGAACACATACATCTGAGCTGCACAGCCTCCCACACTTATGGTCTTGAGTTGCACTAGCAGGTGCACCAGCATCTGAGGCACCACACTGCTGATATAGCACATCTCCAGAAAGGAGAGGTTGaccaggaagaagtacatgggagtgTGTAGGGAAGGGGTGGTCCAGATCACACAGATGATGGTGAGGTTTCCTCCTAATGTAAACAAGTAGataaccaagaaaacacaaaagaggaCAAGCTGCAGCTCTGCTAGAGAAGAAAAAGCCACCAATGTGAATTCAGTGCAGAGGGACAGGCTTCCATTCTTCATGAACTCAGAGTTAGACATCTGTGAAGACAAGAGAGCATGCACATAGTTGTGAAGGACGCAGTCAGCAGCCACAAGTGTTAATTACTCTCTAAAAAGAACTCTCCCACTATCAATGTACTAACAAGAGAACAGAGACCTCACAACTCCTGTGAGACAACCCATTTAAATTGATGCACATTTCTGTTGTGGGTGCTGTTCTATTTTAACAGAAACTTGAACAAAAAGACATACAAATTAAGAACTCAACTACCAAGTAATGCACACAAGCTTTTTTACAGTTGACATATAAAAGTGTTTCaattacaaaagagaaaattgaataaaaaagtGTTATACtctcatcttctgacctctgctacCATCTCAATGTTCTTTTTAAGTATCCAATAGAAAGTATATTTCAGCCTCTTATTTAGCATTCACCTATATAATAGTCTAATTTTAGCTTAAATAGAATATGTTAATGATTATACAAGTAAGACTCACAGAAAAAAACATATAGAATCTTCTTTTCAAACTTAATGATCTTTTTCAGGATATTGTGGCTAGGATGGTTACCTAGAAGAAAAGCTGCTTCTTGATGTTGGCATTGTAAGTGTTCTACTATGCCAAATGAGAAATGAAgtagcatttttattttcatg
Above is a window of Arvicanthis niloticus isolate mArvNil1 chromosome 22, mArvNil1.pat.X, whole genome shotgun sequence DNA encoding:
- the LOC143436446 gene encoding olfactory receptor 10A4-like isoform X2; this translates as MSNSEFMKNGSLSLCTEFTLVAFSSLAELQLVLFCVFLVIYLFTLGGNLTIICVIWTTPSLHTPMYFFLVNLSFLEMCYISSVVPQMLVHLLVQLKTISVGGCAAQMYVFTILGLTECCLLATMAYDRFVAICYPLHYTLWMGPSVCLKLAAASWMTGILVESAQTTWIFTLPFCGAGTIQHFFCDIMPVVKLACVDTSQNEIVLFIISLIFIMSPCLFILCSYVRIILTILKMPSASGRHKAFSTCSSHILVVSLFYGTALFTYLQPKSSHTPDTDKATALMYTVVTPALNPVIYTLRNKEVKEAFRKVTQRKFRRQID
- the LOC143436446 gene encoding olfactory receptor 10A4-like isoform X1 yields the protein MFFSMSNSEFMKNGSLSLCTEFTLVAFSSLAELQLVLFCVFLVIYLFTLGGNLTIICVIWTTPSLHTPMYFFLVNLSFLEMCYISSVVPQMLVHLLVQLKTISVGGCAAQMYVFTILGLTECCLLATMAYDRFVAICYPLHYTLWMGPSVCLKLAAASWMTGILVESAQTTWIFTLPFCGAGTIQHFFCDIMPVVKLACVDTSQNEIVLFIISLIFIMSPCLFILCSYVRIILTILKMPSASGRHKAFSTCSSHILVVSLFYGTALFTYLQPKSSHTPDTDKATALMYTVVTPALNPVIYTLRNKEVKEAFRKVTQRKFRRQID